A region of the Arthrobacter sp. FW306-07-I genome:
ATGCCCGGAAACCACGGTGAACAGATGGCTGACTTCCCGGTGGGTCACCGGGATACCGGCCGCGGCGGCCACCGAGATGGCGCTGGTGACGCCGGACACTACCTGGACCTTGACGCCCGCGGCCACGCAGGCGGCCACTTCCTCGCCGCCGCGGCCAAAGACGTAGGGGTCGCCGCCCTTGAGGCGCACCACGTTGTTGCCGGCCAGCGCGCTTTCCACCATCAGTTTTTCGATGTCCGCCTGGCTGACCTTGTGGTGACCCGGCTTCTTGCCGACGTCGACAAGCTCGGCGGAGGTCAGCAGCGGCAGCTCCTGGTACGGGGCCAGGCGGTCATAGAAAACGACGTCGGCGTCCCGGAGCGCCTTGACGGCCGCCACGGTGAGCAGGTCAGGGGTGCCGGGGCCACCGCCCACCAGGGTGACATTGCCTCCGGGCCCTGCGGCGGGCTCCGCGGCAACGGGGACGCCGGCTTCCCGGCAGCGGCCCAACAATGTGCCCCAGCCGGGCTGTCCGTCCGCGACCGCTGCAACCAGGAACAACTGTTCCGGCAGCCGGGTAAGGGCGGCGCTGTGCGGGGTCTCCAGGCGGTGCACGACGGCGCCCGCGGCTTCGTAGCGGCGCACTGCCTGCCGCGCTGCAGTGGCGGTGCCGGCCACCAGGACGTCCCGGCCGGTGAGGTCGATGCTGAGCTGCATGGTTATGCCTCTTTTTCCGTATTGTCCGTGGTTGACGTGCGGACCGGGATGGCGGCTCCGATCAGGACCTTTCCCTTTTCCTCGGGGGTGGCGGGGCGCATCTGGCCGCGCTCGTCCGGGACGAAGGTGATGGAGTCGTCCTTCTGGTCCGGTGCGTTGACGAAGGAGCGGAAGCGGCGCAACCGCTCGGGGTCCTTCAGGGTGTCCGCCCATTCGTCCACGTAGGTGTCCACGTGCCTGGCCATGGCGGACTCAAGGTCGGCGGCGATCCCCAGGGTGTCCTTGACCACCACGTCCTCAACGTGCTTGATGCCGCCGTCGAGCTCCTCCTGCCACCGGGCCGTGCGCTGCAGGCGGTCCGCGGTGCGGATGTAGTACATGAAGTAGCGGTCGATGTACTTGATGAGGGTCTCGTCGTCCAGGTCCTTGGCCAGGAGCTGGGCGTGGGCCGGGGTGGCGCCGCCGTTGCCGCCGACGTACAGGTTCCAGCCGTCGGCCGTGGCGATCACCCCGACGTCCTTGCCGCGGGCCTCGGCGCATTCGCGGGCGCAGCCGGAGACGCCCATCTTGAGCTTGTGGGGGCTGCGCAGGCCGCGGTAGCGCAGTTCCAGCTTGATGGCCATGGCCACCGAATCCTGCACGCCGAAGCGGCACCAGGTGGACCCGACGCAGGACTTCACGGTGCGCAGGCTCTTGCCGTAGGCCTGGCCGGATTCGAAGCCGGCGTCTACAAGTTCCTTCCAGATTTCCGGGAGCTGCTCCAGCCGGGCACCGAACATGTCGATCCGCTGGCCGCCGGTGATCTTGGTGTACAGGCCGTACTTCTCGGCGACGGCAGCGATGACGCCCAGCTTCTTCGGGGTGATCTCACCGCCGGCAATGCGCGGGACCACCGAGTAGGTCCCGTCCTTCTGCATGTTGGCCAGGGCACGGTCGTTGGTGTCCTGCAGGGTGCCGCGGCCGGCGTCCAGGACGTAGGCGCTGTTCTGGCTGGCGAGGATGTTCGCGATGGTGGGCTTGCAGATGTCGCAGCCGGCGCCGGTACCGTATTTGGCCATGATCTCCTCGAAGGAGGTCAGCTCCAGGACCCGGATGGCGTCGAACAGCTCCTGGCGGGACAGCTCGATGTGCTCGCACAGGGCCTTGGACACCTCGACGCCGGACTTGGTCAGCTCGGTTTCCAGCAGTTTCTTCAGCATCGGCACGCAGGAACCGCACTGGGTTCCGGCGCGGGTGCAGCCCTTGAGTTCGCCGAGTTCCTGGACCGG
Encoded here:
- the cobA gene encoding uroporphyrinogen-III C-methyltransferase, whose product is MQLSIDLTGRDVLVAGTATAARQAVRRYEAAGAVVHRLETPHSAALTRLPEQLFLVAAVADGQPGWGTLLGRCREAGVPVAAEPAAGPGGNVTLVGGGPGTPDLLTVAAVKALRDADVVFYDRLAPYQELPLLTSAELVDVGKKPGHHKVSQADIEKLMVESALAGNNVVRLKGGDPYVFGRGGEEVAACVAAGVKVQVVSGVTSAISVAAAAGIPVTHREVSHLFTVVSGHAPLTEKEHLHLAGLGGTIVVLMGIGTLHQLAAGLRRAGMRPDMPMAVVERGYRPGQRTTVADLGTITSAAAGCSNPAVLVIGEVVRVAEANRGHAGAAADLDRLAASLLGS